A window from Salvia miltiorrhiza cultivar Shanhuang (shh) chromosome 2, IMPLAD_Smil_shh, whole genome shotgun sequence encodes these proteins:
- the LOC131008193 gene encoding uncharacterized protein LOC131008193 produces MKLGTLSHELKEALGMPDGAPPPWLINMQRYGHPPSYPHLKIPGLNAPIPAGARFGYGHGEWGKPPVDEYGRPLYGDVFGFVQQEQPNYEEEPVDKTKHWGDLEEEEEEEEEEEEEEEEEEQMAEEELEDGIQSVDSLSSTPTGVETPDVIDLRKQQRKEPDRPLYQVIIFLFSLHCYTLF; encoded by the exons ATGAAGCTAGGGACATTGTCACATGAGTTAAAAGAGGCTCTAGGCATGCCTGATGGTGCCCCCCCACCATGGCTCATCAATATGCAG AGATATGGTCATCCACCTTCTTATCCTCATTTAAAAATCCCTGGCCTTAATGCACCAATCCCCGCTGGAGCTAGATTTGGCTATGGGCATGGAGAATGGGGCAAACCACCTGTTGATGAA TATGGACGTCCCCTCTATGGAGATGTTTTCGGCTTTGTGCAACAAGAACAGCCCAATTATGAG GAAGAACCAGTTGATAAGACTAAGCACTGGGGTGacttggaggaggaggaggaggaggaagaggaagaggaagaagaagaagaggaggaggaacAGATGGCAGAAGAGGAACTTGAAGATGGCATTCAGTCTGTTGACAGCCTTTCAAG CACTCCTACTGGCGTTGAAACCCCTGATGTTATTGATCTTCGAAAGCAGCAGAGGAAGGAACCTGATAGGCCTCTCTAccaagtaattatttttcttttttccttacaTTGTTACACCTTATTTTGA